The Deinococcus radiotolerans genomic sequence GGGCTTGTCGGGGTCTGTATGTCGCGCGCTCGACATGTCGCTACGTCTTCAAGAAGCGGGCAGACGAGCCCGCCATCGTCCAGCGCATGACCGAGATCGCGGGGGTACGGGTGCGCTATGGATACCGGCGCATTCACGTGCTGATGGCCCGGGAGGGCTGGCGCATCAACCACAAGCGGCTGTATCGGTTGTACACCCAGACCGGGCTCAATCTGCG encodes the following:
- a CDS encoding IS3 family transposase produces the protein MTEIAGVRVRYGYRRIHVLMAREGWRINHKRLYRLYTQTGLNLR